The genomic segment TGGGCTGTCATATCTCAGCTTTCCGTGCTTTGTGATGAGCCATGGGCTTTTGTCCCCGAGCCATTGGAGAAATTCATCAGGGGATTCATGAAAGGCAAGCTTAAGGTCATCCCAGTAGTCAAGGCCTGCACGCTTGGCCTTTCCGCTGCTCATGTCAAAACTGATCGGTTTTATGATGTGAAGGCGCGCATCCATGCCTACACACTGCCTTGCTATGGCGCCGGTATTGGGAGGTATCT from the Nitrospirota bacterium genome contains:
- a CDS encoding tRNA (cytidine(34)-2'-O)-methyltransferase, giving the protein MLNIVLYRPEIPPNTGAIARQCVGMDARLHIIKPISFDMSSGKAKRAGLDYWDDLKLAFHESPDEFLQWLGDKSPWLITKHGKLRYDSPCYKDEDIIIFGNETGGLPEEWLKRWHDRTVHVPIIGKVRSYNLANTVSIVLAEANLKAGIYDGAIK